From a single Arachis hypogaea cultivar Tifrunner chromosome 3, arahy.Tifrunner.gnm2.J5K5, whole genome shotgun sequence genomic region:
- the LOC112776431 gene encoding uncharacterized protein, producing MEFLTGLGIRQKFSSVEHPQTNGQAESANKIILLGLKKRLDNKKGAWADELASVLWSYRTTEQSSTKETPFQLTYELDAVIPVEIGEPSPRLLLKGVEEAVEKDLIDEAREMAHLTETALKQRMALRYNTKVLKREFEPNDLVLRRNDIGLPTPGVGKLAANWEGPYRIKKVMGKGAFKLERLNGKEVPRT from the coding sequence ATGGAATTCCTCACCGGCTTGGGTATAAGACAGAAGTTTTCCTCGGTAGAGCACCCCCAGACAAACGGACAGGCAGAATCCGCGAACAAGATTATCCTGTTAGGGCTGAAGAAGCGATTGGATAATAAAAAAGGTGCTTGGGCCGACGAACTAGCCTCGGTCCTCTGGTCTTACCGAACAACCGAACAGTCTTCCACTAAGGAAACTCCTTTCCAACTGACATACGAGTTAGATGCGGTAATACCCGTGGAGATCGGGGAACCGAGCCCTCGTCTACTTTTAAAAGGAGTGGAGGAAGCCGTGGAGAAGGACCTAATAGATGAAGCAAGAGAAATGGCCCATTTGACGGAAACAGCGCTGAAACAAAGAATGGCCCtgcgctacaacaccaaagtgctcaaAAGGGAGTTTGAGCCaaacgacctcgtcctaaggcgtAACGACATCGGCTTACCGACCCCTGGAGTAGGCAAGCTagcggcaaactgggaaggtccctatagaATAAAAAAAGTGATGGGCAAGGGCGCTTTCAAGTTAGAAAGGCTCAATGGCAAGGAAGTCCCGAGAACATGA
- the LOC140183451 gene encoding uncharacterized protein has translation MRLNPLKCTFAMEAGKFLGFMITQRGVEANPEKCQAIIQMKSPGCIKDVQRLAGRLTSLSRFLGASATKALPFFNLMRKGIAFEWTPACEEAFMHFKEILAAPPVLGKPKDGEPLYLYLAITREALAAVLVREEGRAQQPIYFVSIALQGAELRQPVPHPGHDEGAGGHPASVKAGLFMARPITSFLENGKLPEDEKATAKLRREAAKYAVIQGQLFKKGLNQSLLKCLHPDQTDYVLREVHLGYCGHHIGGKALARKLIRAGYYWPSMMADSKEFVRKCVKCQENANFHRAPASELSLLTSSRPFSQWGVDLLGPFPVGPGQVKYLIVAIDYYTKWIEVEPLASISSSNCRKFMWRVIT, from the exons ATGAGGCTGAACCCCCTCAAATGCACCTTCGCCATGGAGGCTGGAAAGTTCCTAGGATTCATGATAACTCAGAGAGGGGTAGAAGCCAACCCAGAGAAATGCCAAGCGATAATCCAGATGAAAAGCCCAGGTTGTATCAAGGACGTCCAAAGGTTGGCAGGGCGGCTGACCTCGTTATCCCGGTTTCTTGGAGCGTCGGCAACAAAGGCCCTACCGTTCTTTAACCTCATGAGGAAAGGGATAGCATTCGAATGGACACCCGCATGCGAGGAAGCCTTTATGCACTTCAAGGAAATCCTGGCGGCACCCCCTGTGCTCGGGAAGCCAAAGGACGGGGAGCCGTTATATCTATACCTCGCCATAACAAGAGAAGCCTTGGCCGCAGTCCTAGTGCGAGAAGAAGGGAGGGCTCAACAACCAATCTACTTCGTTAGCATAGCCCTGCAAGGGGCAGAATTAAG GCAACCGGTCCCTCATCCAGGGCATGACGAGGGAGCCGGCGGTCACCCTGCATCTGTCAAGGCTGGGCTCTTCATGGCTAGACCCATCACAAGCTTCCTAGAAAATGGCAAACTCCCTGAAGATGAAAAGGCCACCGCGAAACTGAGGAGGGAAGCAGCCAAATACGCGGTCATTCAAGGACAGCTATTCAAGAAGGGGCTCAACCAGTCCCTACTGAAGTGTTTacaccccgaccaaacggactacgtccTCAGGGAAGTCCATTTAGGCTACTGCGGACACCACATAGgaggcaaagccctagcaagaaaGTTAATCCGAGCTGGATACTATTGGCCGTCAATGATGGCAGACTCTAAAGAATTCGTCAGAAAATGTGTCAAGTGTCAAGAGAACGCCAATTTCCATAGGGCACCGGCCTCCGAGTTAAGCCTGTTAACGTCCTCCCGGCCATTCTCGCAGTGGGGAGTCGATCTCTTGGGGCCCTTCCCAGTCGGTCCTGGGCAAGTCAAGTATCTCATAGTCGCCATCgattactacaccaaatggatagaagtCGAGCCGCTGGCCAGCATATCTTCATCCAATTGCAGGAAATTCATGTGGAGGGTGATAACGTGA